The DNA segment AAATCGAGTGGTCCTTCAAAAACTTCTGTTTCAATCTTTATCGCCATTTTCCTCTTATCCCCTTATAGCTACAACGAGATTGGCAAATTCGGTAGTTAAGAGTTCTAAAACATCGTCAATAGAGACTATACCTTTTAATTTTCCTTCCTGATCCACAACTATAAGCCTCCTTACAGCGGCTTCTCTAAAAGCTTTTGTTAATTCAAGTAGTGATGCATCTTCATTTATGGTTATTGGGTCTTTTGTCATTACTTCTTTTACCGGAGTTTCAGAATCTTTCCCTTCTCCTACTACTCTTATAGCTATGTCTCTGTCAGTAATTACTCCAACGGGTTTATCTCCATCAAGAATAACAAGACAACCTACCATCTTATCTTTCATTCTTTGAGTTGCAATTCTAACCGGTGTGTCAGGTTCAACAACAACTACTTTTCTTTGAATAAGATCCTTTACAGGCATAGATCCCTCCCTTTAAAACCCATTCTACTCTTTAATTTAATGCCCGGGAGGGAGCAAGAGGAAACTACTCTTTTGAAATTTTCGCTAGGATCAGAACGTATTTTGGATGGTTAATGTTGTACATTTCTGGGAATTTCTCGTAAATAGGTCCAGCGTATATAGTTTTTCCATTTGATTTAACTTCAACAAGGATTGCAGGGTTTAAAGGCTCATTGGAACCAGAAGTATATCCATCACCTAAAACAAGGTGG comes from the Desulfurobacteriaceae bacterium genome and includes:
- a CDS encoding CBS domain-containing protein, whose protein sequence is MPVKDLIQRKVVVVEPDTPVRIATQRMKDKMVGCLVILDGDKPVGVITDRDIAIRVVGEGKDSETPVKEVMTKDPITINEDASLLELTKAFREAAVRRLIVVDQEGKLKGIVSIDDVLELLTTEFANLVVAIRG